The proteins below are encoded in one region of Halichoerus grypus chromosome X, mHalGry1.hap1.1, whole genome shotgun sequence:
- the MED12 gene encoding mediator of RNA polymerase II transcription subunit 12 isoform X15 gives MAAFGILSYEHRPLKRPRLGPPDVYPQDPKQKEDELTALNVKQGFNNQPAVSGDEHGSAKNVNFNPAKISSNFSSIIAEKLRCNTLPDTGRRKPQVNQKDNFWLVTARSQSAINTWFTDLAGTKPLTQLAKKVPIFSKKEEVFGYLAKYTVPVMRAAWLIKMTCAYYAAISETKVKKRHVIDPFMEWTQIITKYLWEQLQKMAEYYRPGPAGSGGCGSTIGPLPHDVEVAIRQWDYNEKLAMFMFQDGMLDRHEFLTWVLECFEKIRPGEDELLKLLLPLLLRYSGEFVQSAYLSRRLAYFCTRRLALQLDGVSSHSSHVMSAQSTSTLPATPAPQPPTSSAPSTPFSDLLMCPQHRPLVFGLSCILQTILLCCPSALVWHYSLTDSRIKTGSPLDHLPIAPSNLPMPEGNSAFTQQVRAKLREIEQQIKERGQAVEVRWSFDKCQEATAGFTIGRVLHTLEVLDSHSFERSDFSNSLDSLCNRIFGLGPSKDGHEISSDDDAVVSLLCEWAVSCKRSGRHRAMVVAKLLEKRQAEIEAERCGESEAADEKGSIASGSLSAPSAPIFQDVLLQFLDTQAPMLTDPRSESERVEFFNLVLLFCELIRHDVFSHNMYTCTLISRGDLAFGAPGPRPPSPFDDPADDSERKEAEGSSSSKLEDPGLSESMDIDPSSSVLFEDMEKPDFSLFSPTMPCEGKGSPSPEKPDVEKEVKPPPKEKLEGTLGVLYDQPRHVQYATHFPIPQEESCSHECNQRLVVLFGVGKQRDDARHAIKKITKDILKVLNRKGTAETDQLAPIVPLNPGDLTFLGGEDGQKRRRNRPEAFPTAEDIFAKFQHLSHYDQHQVTAQVSRNVLEQITSFALGMSYHLPLVQHVQFIFDLMEYSLSISGLIDFAIQLLNELSVVEAELLLKSSDLVGSYTTSLCLCIVAVLRHYHACLILNQDQMAQVFEGLCGVVKHGMNRSDGSSAERCILAYLYDLYTSCSHLKSKFGELFSDFCSKVKNTIYCNVEPSESNMRWAPEFMIDTLENPAAHTFTYTGLGKSLSENPANRYSFVCNALMHVCVGHHDPDRVNDIAILCAELTGYCKSLSAEWLGVLKALCCSSNNGTCGFNDLLCNVDVSDLSFHDSLATFVAILIARQCLLLEDLIRCAAIPSLLNAACSEQDSEPGARLTCRILLHLFKTPQLNPCQSDGTPSPDKPTVGIRSSCDRHLLAASQNRIVDGAVFAVLKAVFVLGDAELKGSGFTVTGGTEELPEEEGGGGSGGRRQGGRNISVETASLDVYAKYVLRSICQQEWVGERCLKSLCEDSNDLQDPVLSSAQAQRLMQLICYPYRLLDNEDGENPQRQRIKRILQNLDQWTMRQSSLELQLMIKQTPNNEMNSLLENIAKATIEVFQQSAETGSSSGSAASNMPSSSKTKPVLSSLERSGVWLVAPLIAKLPTSVQGHVLKAAGEELEKGQHLGSSSRKERDRQKQKSMSLLSQQPFLSLVLTCLKGQDEQREGLLTSLYSQVHQIVNNWRDNQYLDDCKPKQLMHEALKLRLNLVGGMFDTVQRSTQQTTEWAMLLLEIIISGTVDMQSNNELFTTVLDMLSVLINGTLAADMSSISQGSMEENKRAYMNLVKKLRKELGERQSDSLEKVLQLLPLPKPTRDVITCEPQGSLIDTKGNKIAGFDSIFKKEGLQVSTKQKISPWDLFEGLKPSAPLSWGWFGTVRVDRRVARGEEQQRLLLYHTHLRPRPRAYYLEPLPLPPEDEEPPAPTLLEPEKKAPEPPKTDKPGAAPPSTEERKKKSTKGKKRSQPATKTEDYGMGPGRSGPYGVTVPPDLLHHANPGSISHLSYRQGSIGLYTQNQPLPAGGPRVDPYRPVRLPMQKLPTRPPYPGVLPTTMTGVMGLEPSSYKTSVYRQQQPAVPQGQRLRQQLQAKIILLATCNSGPVAMCTSRPQPTDMGWPPLKGTQGIWGGYEDTLGCEGASGGGKPMPGGDGTSQNFWRSEERLAGHKMPEPGGTLVFRLLA, from the exons ATCAGTTCCAACTTCAGCAGCATTATTGCAGAGAAGTTACGTTGTAACACCCTCCCTGACACTGGTCGCAGAAAGCCCCAAGTGAACCAGAAGGACAACTTCTGGCTGGTGACTGCACGATCCCAGAGTGCCATTAACACCTGGTTCACTGACCTGGCTGGCACCAAGCCACTCACGCAACTAGCCAAAAAG GTCCCCATTTTCAGTAAAAAGGAAGAAGTGTTTGGGTACTTAGCCAAGTACACAGTGCCTGTGATGCGGGCCGCCTGGCTCATTAAGATGACCTGTGCCTACTACGCAGCAATCAGTGAGACCAAGGTGAAGAAGAGACATGTCATTGACCCCTTCATGG AATGGACTCAGATCATCACCAAATACTTATGGGAGCAGCTGCAAAAGATGGCCGAGTACTACCGGCCAGGGCCTGCAGGCAGTGGGGGCTGTGGGTCCACTATAGGGCCCTTGCCCCATGACGTAGAGGTGGCAATCCGGCAGTGGGACTACAACGAGAAGCTGGCCATGTTCATGTTTCAG GATGGAATGCTGGACAGACATGAGTTCCTGACCTGGGTCCTTGAGTGTTTTGAGAAAATACGCCCTGGAGAGGATGAATTGCTTAaactgctgctgcccctgctgcttCGA TACTCGGGGGAATTCGTTCAGTCTGCGTACCTCTCCCGCCGCCTTGCCTACTTCTGTACCCGGAGACTGGCCTTGCAACTGGATGGCGTGAGCAGTCACTCATCTCACGTTATGTCCGCTCAGTCGACAAGCACACTGCCCGCCACCCCTGCTCCTCAGCCCCCAACCAGCAGCGCACCCTCTACACCCTTTAGCGACCTGCTGATGTGCCCTCAGCACCGGCCCCTGGTTTTTGGCCTCAGCTGTATCCTTCAG ACCATCCTCCTGTGCTGTCCTAGTGCCCTGGTTTGGCACTACTCGCTGACCGATAGCCGCATTAAGACTGGCTCACCACTTGACCACCTGCCTATTGCCCCCTCCAACCTGCCCATGCCAGAGGGCAACAGTGCCTTTACTCAGCAG GTACGTGCAAAGTTGCGCGAGATTGAGCAGCAGATCAAGGAGCGAGGACAGGCGGTTGAGGTTCGCTGGTCTTTCGATAAGTGCCAGGAAGCCACTGCAG GCTTCACCATTGGACGGGTGCTCCATACTTTGGAAGTGTTGGACAGCCACAGTTTTGAGCGCTCTGACTTCAGCAACTCTCTCGACTCCCTTTGTAACCGAATCTTTGGGTTGGGCCCTAGCAAGGACGGGCACGAG ATCTCCTCGGATGATGACGCCGTAGTATCATTACTGTGTGAATGGGCCGTCAGCTGCAAGCGTTCTGGTCGGCATCGTGCTATGGTGGTAGCCAAGCTGCTGGAGAAGAGACAGGCCGAGATTGAGGCCGAG CGTTGTGGAGAATCAGAAGCCGCAGATGAGAAGGGTTCCATTGCCTCTGGCTCCCTTTCTGCTCCCAGTGCTCCCATTTTCCAGGATGTCCTCCTGCAGTTTCTGGATACCCAGGCTCCCATGCTGA CGGACCCCCGAAGTGAGAGTGAGCGAGTGGAGTTCTTTAATCTGGTCCTGCTCTTCTGTGAACTGATTCGACACGATGTTTTCTCCCACAACATGTACACTTGCACCCTCATCTCCCGGGGGGACCTCGCCTTTGGAGCTCCTGGCCCCCGGCCTCCGTCTCCTTTTGATGACCCTGCTGATGACTCAGAGCGCAAGGAGGCCGAGGGCAGCAGCAGTAGCAAGCTGGAG GACCCAGGGCTCTCGGAGTCGATGGACATTGACCCTAGTTCCAGTGTGCTCTTCGAGGACATGGAGAAGCCTGATTTCTCA TTGTTCTCCCCTACTATGCCCTGTGAGGGGAAGGGCAGTCCATCCCCCGAGAAGCCAGATGTTGAGAAGGAGGTGAAGCCCCCGCCCAAGGAGAAGCTAGAAGGGACCCTTGGGGTTCTTTATGACCAGCCGCGGCATGTGCAGTACGCCACGCACTTTCCCATCCCCCAG GAGGAGTCATGCAGCCATGAGTGCAACCAGCGGTTGGTCGTACTGTTTGGGGTGGGGAAGCAGCGAGATGATGCCCGCCATGCCATCAAGAAAATTACCAAGGATATCCTGAAGGTTCTGAACCGCAAGGGGACAGCGGAAACTG ACCAGCTTGCTCCTATTGTGCCTCTGAATCCTGGAGACCTGACATTCTTAG gtggggaggatgggcagaAGCGGCGACGCAACCGGCCTGAAGCCTTCCCCACTGCTGAAGATATCTTTGCTAAGTTCCAGCACCTTTCACATTATGACCAGCACCAGGTCACGGCTCAG GTCTCCCGGAATGTTCTGGAGCAGATCACGAGCTTTGCCCTTGGCATGTCATACCACTTGCCTCTGGTGCAGCATGTGCAGTTCATCTTCGACCTCATGGAATATTCCCTCAGCATCAGTGGCCTCATCGACTTTGCCATTCAG CTCCTGAATGAACTGAGCGTAGTTGAGGCTGAGCTGCTCCTCAAGTCCTCGGATCTGGTGGGCAGCTACACTACCAGCCTGTGCCTGTGCATCGTGGCCGTCCTGCGGCACTACCATGCCTGCCTCATCCTCAACCAGGACCAGATGGCCCAGGTCTTTGAGGG GCTGTGTGGCGTAGTGAAGCATGGGATGAACCGGTCAGATGGCTCCTCTGCGGAACGCTGTATCCTTGCTTATCTCTATGATCTGTACACCTCCTGTAGCCATTTAAAGAGCAAATTTGGGGAGCTCTTCAG CGACTTCTGCTCCAAGGTGAAAAACACCATCTACTGCAACGTGGAGCCCTCAGAATCCAACATGCGCTGGGCACCCGAGTTCATGATTGACACTCTGGAGAACCCCGCAGCTCACACCTTCACCTACACGGGGCTAGGCAAGAGTCTTAGTGAGAACCCCGCTAACCGCTACAGCTTTGTCTGCAATGCCCTTATGCACGTCTGTGTGGGGCACCATGATCCCGATAG GGTGAATGACATTGCCATCCTGTGTGCGGAGCTGACGGGCTACTGCAAGTCACTGAGCGCCGAGTGGCTGGGGGTCCTGAAGGCCTTGTGCTGCTCCTCTAACAATGGCACTTGTGGCTTCAACGACCTTCTCTGCAATGTAGAT GTCAGTGACCTGTCTTTTCACGACTCCCTGGCTACTTTTGTTGCCATCCTCATCGCTCGGCAGTGTCTGCTCCTCGAGGACCTGATTCGCTGTGCTGCCATCCCTTCGCTCCTTAATGCTG cttgcAGTGAACAGGACTCTGAGCCGGGGGCCCGGCTTACCTGCCGCATCCTCCTCCACCTTTTCAAGACACCTCAGCTCAATCCTTGCCAGTCAGATGGAA CTCCCTCCCCAGACAAGCCTACAGTAGGAATCCGTTCCTCCTGTGACCGCCACCTGCTGGCTGCCTCCCAGAACCGCATAGTGGATGGAGCTGTGTTTGCTGTTCTCAAGGCTGTGTTTGTACTTG GGGATGCGGAACTGAAGGGTTCGGGCTTCACTGTGACAGGAGGAACAGAAGAACttccagaggaggagggaggaggtggcaGTGGCGGTCGGAGGCAGGGTGGCCGCAACATCTCTGTGGAGACAGCCAGTCTGGATGTCTATGCCAAGTACGTGCTACGCAGCATCTGCCAACAG GAATGGGTAGGAGAGCGTTGCCTTAAATCACTGTGTGAGGACAGCAACGACCTGCAAGACCCAGTGTTGAGTAGCGCCCAGGCCCAGCGCCTCATGCAGCTCATCTGCTACCCATATCGATTGCTGGACAACGAGGATGGGGAAAACCCCCAGCGGCAGCGCATTAAGCGCATTCTCCAG AACTTGGACCAGTGGACCATGCGCCAGTCTTCTTTGGAGCTGCAGCTCATGATCAAGCAGACCCCTAACAAT GAGATGAACTCCCTCTTAGAGAACATCGCCAAGGCCACAATCGAGGTTTTCCAACAGTCAGCGGAGACGGGGTCATCTTCTGGAAGCGCTGCCAGCAACATGCCCAGCAGCAGCAAGACCAAGCCAGTGCTCAG CTCTCTAGAGCGCTCTGGTGTGTGGCTGGTGGCCCCCCTCATTGCTAAACTGCCCACCTCAGTCCAGGGGCATGTGTTAAAGGCGGCTGGGGAGGAACTGGAGAAGGGCCAGCACCTGGGTTCCTCTTCCCGCAAAGAACGGGACCGACAAAAGCAGAAGAG CATGTCCCTGTTGAGCCAGCAGCCATTCTTATCCCTGGTGCTGACGTGTCTGAAAGGGCAGGATGAGCAGCGTGAGGGCCTTCTCACCTCCCTCTACAGCCAGGTGCACCAG ATTGTGAATAACTGGCGTGACAACCAGTACTTAGATGACTGCAAACCAAAGCAGCTCATGCACGAGGCTCTCAAGCTGCGGCTCAACCTG GTGGGGGGCATGTTTGACACGGTGCAGCGCAGCACCCAGCAGACCACCGAGTGGGCCATGCTCCTCCTGGAGATCATCATCAGCGGCACCGTTGACATGCAGTCCAACAA CGAGCTCTTCACCACCGTGCTGGACATGCTGAGCGTGCTCATCAATGGGACCCTGGCCGCGGACATGTCTAGCATCTCTCAGGGCAGCATGGAGGAGAATAAGCGTGCCTACATGAACCTGGTGAAGAAGCTGCGG AAAGAGCTGGGGGAACGTCAGTCAGACAGTCTGGAAAAAGTTCTCCAGCTGCTGCCACTGCCCAAGCCGACCCGAGATGTCATCACATGTGAGCCACAGGGCTCCCTCATTGACACCAAGGGCAACAAGATTGCAGGCTTCGATTCCATCTTCAAGAAGGAG GGTCTGCAGGTTTCCACCAAACAAAAGATCTCTCCCTGGGATCTTTTTGAGGGCTTGAAGCCGTCCGCACCACTCTCTTGGGGCTGGTTTGGAACAGTCCGGGTCGACCGGCGAGTGGCCCGAGGAGAGGAACAACAGCGGTTGCTGCTCTATCACACGCACCTgcggccccggccccgggccTATTACCTGGAGCCGCTCCCGCTGCCCCCAGAAGATGAGGagccccctgctcccaccctgcTAGAGCCCGAGAAAAAGGCTCCAGAGCCCCCCAAAACTGACAAACCTGGGGCCGCTCCACCCAGTACTGAGGAGCGCAAGAAGAAGTCCACCAAGGGCAAGAAacgcagccagccagccaccaaGACAGAG GACTATGGAATGGGCCCGGGCAGGAGCGGCCCCTATGGCGTGACAGTGCCTCCAGACCTCCTGCACCACGCTAACCCCGGTTCCATATCCCATCTTAGCTACAGGCAGGGCTCCATAGGCCTGTACACCCAGAACCAGCCACTACCTGCAG GGGGCCCTCGCGTGGACCCGTACCGCCCCGTGCGGTTACCGATGCAGAAGCTGCCCACCCGACCACCTTACCCTGGAGTGCTGCCCACGACCATGACTGGAGTCATGGGACTAGAACCTTCCTCCTACAAGACCTCCGTGTACCGACAGCAGCAGCCCGCGGTGCCCCAAGGACAGCGCCTTCGCCAACAGCTCCAGGCAAAGATA ATCCTACTCGCCACCTGCAACAGCGGCCCAGTGGCTATGTGCACCAGCAGGCCCCAACCTACGGACATGGGCTGGCCTCCACTCAAAGGTACCCAAGGCATCTGGGGGGGCTATGAAGACACGCTGGGCTGCGAGGGCGCATCTGGTGGGGGAAAACCCATGCCAGGAGGTGATGGGACTAGTCAGAACTTTTGGAGAAGTGAAGAACGCTTAGCTGGCCACAAGATGCCAGAGCCGGGAGGGACCCTGGTCTTCCGTCTGCTTGCCTGA